Proteins encoded by one window of Streptococcus suis S735:
- a CDS encoding LPXTG cell wall anchor domain-containing protein — MKKKAIVKPLLMSGIFLALLGGATLPSRAVPVVAAETSQSTTYHLTDDEKVAVREYIQAKMTIDMQEYRLAFLEGMMEEMASGSAEAAWDEEIADLKANLTAEQVVVLDELEANLIGSIAQHYHYLFETLTVAGKSGREEAAAIVSKYESEDDASTPEAELAALKYAREVIVELLNKESAAIDNYIAYAEATGQELAGLLESGNSNLESITSATIGYGQALATASQPKFPYDFSEMDRQIAELTASLQSKVEDKSTAKTENTGVQTSQSATNGSNDLQTVPDQGGGQISDVATGKGNISEAGQKKVIPNDNAKVLPKTSGKSSLPLTVLGLITIFAGWLLTNKQEEK, encoded by the coding sequence ATGAAAAAGAAAGCGATTGTTAAGCCGTTGTTGATGTCAGGAATTTTTCTGGCTTTACTAGGAGGTGCTACATTACCGTCCAGAGCTGTTCCAGTTGTAGCAGCAGAGACAAGTCAAAGTACGACCTATCATTTAACTGATGATGAAAAAGTTGCCGTACGTGAATATATTCAAGCTAAAATGACTATCGATATGCAAGAATATAGATTGGCGTTTCTTGAGGGAATGATGGAAGAAATGGCTTCGGGTAGTGCTGAAGCTGCGTGGGATGAAGAAATTGCAGACTTGAAGGCAAACTTAACAGCAGAGCAAGTTGTTGTTTTAGATGAACTCGAAGCAAATTTAATTGGTAGCATAGCCCAACATTACCATTACTTATTTGAGACACTTACAGTCGCTGGAAAAAGCGGAAGAGAAGAAGCGGCGGCTATAGTTTCTAAGTACGAGTCTGAAGATGATGCAAGTACTCCTGAAGCCGAATTGGCTGCATTGAAATACGCTAGAGAAGTTATCGTTGAACTACTGAATAAAGAGTCGGCAGCGATTGATAATTATATTGCTTATGCAGAAGCAACTGGACAAGAATTAGCTGGATTATTGGAAAGTGGAAACTCTAATTTAGAATCTATTACATCTGCAACTATAGGATATGGTCAAGCTCTTGCAACTGCTTCGCAACCAAAATTTCCGTATGACTTTTCAGAAATGGACCGACAGATTGCAGAACTAACTGCTAGTCTACAATCAAAAGTCGAGGATAAAAGTACAGCTAAGACTGAAAATACCGGGGTACAAACAAGTCAAAGCGCTACAAATGGCTCAAATGATTTGCAGACCGTTCCAGATCAAGGGGGCGGTCAGATTTCTGATGTAGCTACAGGCAAAGGCAATATTTCCGAAGCAGGTCAGAAAAAGGTTATCCCAAATGATAATGCTAAGGTATTGCCAAAAACTTCAGGGAAATCTAGTCTTCCATTAACTGTACTAGGACTCATAACAATTTTTGCTGGTTGGTTATTGACAAATAAGCAAGAAGAAAAATAG